A single genomic interval of Drosophila virilis strain 15010-1051.87 chromosome 2, Dvir_AGI_RSII-ME, whole genome shotgun sequence harbors:
- the Calx gene encoding sodium/calcium exchanger Calx isoform X4, whose translation MLLIRKTVASVATCAILLLLVYVKGHTFALATSRQDVSQESDSTLNGTSLQSSIEQIRSRQKRAVEDVTDDDEEVITSQVRGGREASEIGTCSEGLVLPLWMPQSPITSGDRAIRGFVYFMLMIYLFVGVSIISDRFMASIEAITSIERNVTVKGPKGEKQTMRVRIWNETVANLTLMALGSSAPEILLSVIEIYAKNFESGDLGPGTIVGSAAYNLFIIIALCMVLIPKGETRRIRHLRVFMVTASLSVLAYVWLWVILSVSSPGIVEVWEGLVTLIMFPLTVLWAYIAERRLLVYKYMDKNYRMNKRGTVVAGEHDSVEMGGDEPKRLVNINSSANAYNEARLEYIQLLAELRQKYPDADLDQLEMMAQEQMISRGNKSRAFYRIQATRKLIGSGNLMRKIQERAHDDLTQVKAQLHQFSDDDDEPTRIYFEPGHYTVMENCGEFEVRVVRRGDISGYSKVEFETQDGTASAGSDYVGKKGALTFPPGVDEQRFKIEIIDDDIFEEDECFYIRLFNPSENVNLAVPQIATIMILDDDHAGIFAFADSLIEVSESVGVYDLAVMRYSGARGTVIVPYWSEDVTAIGGRHFGEVRGELIFENNVSEQYISIPILEESKYQKDVKFKMHIGEPRLAPDDTNQESFFNRFFDDELLEKIKEAEQKSPKDLTELERILLMSRPRNGELTTTYIRIRESQEFRATVDKLVARANVSAVLGTSSWKEQFKDALTVVPADESEFDTDEDVEEDVPKCFDYISHFVCLFWKVLFAFVPPTDICGGYVTFVISIFVIGVLTAIIGDAATYFGCVLNIKDSVTAICFVALGTSIPDTFASIIAAKQDETADNCIGNVTGSNAVNVFLGIGLAWSIASIYHMANGTTFNVEPGTIGFAVALFCGSAVIAVGVMMYRRVNKSIRAELGGPKTSKWIHASILISLWCIYLVVSTLEAYDIIQI comes from the exons ATGCTGTTAATCCGAAAAACCGTCGCATCCGTAGCCACTTGCGCCATATTATTGCTGCTTGTCTATGTGAAGGGGCATACCTTTGCACTGGCCACATCCCGCCAGGATGTGTCCCAAGAATCCGACTCCACGCTCAATGGTACCAGTCTCCAGTCCAGCATTGAACAAATTCGAAGTCGGCAAAAGCGCGCTGTCGAGGATGTCACCGATGACGATGAAGAGGTCATCACAAGTCAGGTTAGAGGAGGTAGGGAGGCTAGTGAAATCGGGACCTGTTCTGAGGGTCTGGTGCTGCCTCTGTGGATGCCCCAGAGCCCCATCACAAGTGGTGATCGTGCCATACGCGGCTTTGTCTACTTTATGCTGATGATCTATTTGTTTGTGGGCGTGTCTATCATATCGGATCGCTTCATGGCGTCCATAGAGGCTATCACCTCCATTGAGCGCAACGTGACCGTCAAAGGTCCCAAGGGTGAGAAGCAAACGATGCGCGTACGCATCTGGAACGAAACTGTGGCCAATCTAACGCTCATGGCGCTCGGCTCGAGCGCCCCAGAGATTCTACTCTCCGTGATCGAAATCTATGCCAAGAATTTTGAGAGCGGCGATCTGGGTCCGGGCACAATTGTCGGCTCCGCCGCCTACAATCTGTTTATCATCATTGCCCTCTGCATGGTGTTGATACCGAAGGGTGAGACGCGACGCATACGTCATCTGCGGGTGTTCATGGTGACGGCCAGCTTATCGGTGTTAGCCTATGTCTGGCTGTGGGTCATTCTCTCGGTCAGTTCGCCGGGCATCGTTGAGGTCTGGGAGGGTCTGGTCACGCTCATCATGTTCCCCTTGACGGTACTATGGGCATACATTGCGGAACGCCGCTTGTTGGTCTACAAATACATGGACAAGAACTATCGGATGAATAAACGAGGCACAGTCGTTGCTGGAGAGCACGACTCGGTCGAGATGGGTGGCGATGAACCGAAACGTTTGGTCAATATTAATTCGAGTGCAAATGCGTACAATGAGGCGCGATTGGAGTATATACAGCTGCTGGCGGAGCTGCGACAGAAATATCCAGATGCTGATCTGGATCAGCTGGAAATGATGGCACAGGAGCAGATGATATCGCGCGGCAATAAATCACGTGCCTTCTATCGCATCCAGGCCACACGCAAACTCATCGGCAGCGGGAATCTGATGCGTAAAATTCAGGAACGTGCACACGACGATCTCACCCAGGTAAAGGCTCAACTTCATCAATTCAgcgatgatgacgatgagcCTACACGCATCTACTTTGAGCCCGGACATTATACGGTCATGGAGAATTGCGGTGAGTTCGAGGTGCGCGTTGTCCGACGCGGCGATATATCCGGCTACTCCAAGGTCGAGTTCGAGACACAGGACGGCACTGCCTCGGCCGGCTCTGATTATGTTGGCAAAAAGGGGGCACTCACCTTTCCACCGGGCGTCGATGAGCAGCGCTTCAAGATCGAAATCATCGACGATGACATCTTTGAGGAGGATGAATGCTTCTACATACGCCTGTTCAATCCATCCGAAAATGTGAATCTTGCAGTGCCACAAATTGCCACCATCATGATATTGGACGATGATCATGCGGGCATCTTTGCCTTTGCCGATTCCCTGATCGAGGTATCCGAGTCTGTTGGCGTCTATGATCTGGCCGTCATGCGCTATTCCGGCGCCCGCGGCACCGTTATTGTGCCCTATTGGTCCGAGGATGTTACGGCAATTGGTGGCCGGCACTTCGGTGAAGTGCGCGGCGAGCTGATCTTCGAAAACAACGTATCTGA GCAATATATATCCATACCAATATTGGAGGAGAGCAAATATCAGAAGGATGTCAAATTCAAGATGCATATTGGCGAACCGCGACTGGCGCCAG ATGACACAAATCAGGAATCATTTTTCAATCGATTTTTTG ACGATGAACTATTAGAGAAAATCAAGGAGGCGGAACAAAAGTCACCCAAAGATCTAACGGAACTGGAACGCATCCTGCTGATGAGCAGGCCACGAAATGGAGAGCTGACCACCACATACATACGCATTCGTGAGAGCCAGGAATTCAGG GCTACTGTGGACAAGCTTGTCGCCCGAGCCAACGTTTCTGCCGTGCTGGGCACATCCTCGTGGAAGGAGCAGTTCAAAGATGCGCTCACCGTTGTGCCAG CGGATGAGAGTGAGTTTGATACCGATGAAGATGTGGAGGAGGATGTACCAAAATGCTTTGACTATATAAGCCATTTCGTTTGCCTATTTTGGAAGGTGCTCTTTGCATTTGTGCCGCCCACAG ACATATGCGGCGGATATGTCACCTTCGTTATTTCCATATTCGTTATTGGCGTTCTCACGGCCATCATCGGAGATGCAGCCACCTATTTTGGCTGTGTGCTCAACATCAAGGACTCGGTAACAGCCATTTGCTTTGTGGCCCTGGGCACCAGCATACCAG ATACATTTGCCAGCATCATTGCGGCCAAACAGGATGAGACAGCCGACAATTGCATCGGAAATGTGACGGGCAGCAATGCGGTCAACGTGTTCCTCGGTATTGGCCTGGCATGGTCCATTGCCTCGATCTATCACATGGCGAATGGCACAACGTTTAATGTGGAGCCGGGCAC CATTGGCTTCGCTGTGGCGCTCTTCTGTGGCTCGGCCGTCATCGCTGTTGGCGTCATGATGTATCGACGTGTTAATAAATCCATACGCGCCGAGCTGGGTGGACCCAAAACTTCTAAGTGGATACATGCATCTATTTTGATATCCCTGTGGTGTATTTATCTAGTCGTGAGCACACTGGAAGCGTACGATATCATACAGATATAA
- the Calx gene encoding sodium/calcium exchanger Calx isoform X3, whose amino-acid sequence MLLIRKTVASVATCAILLLLVYVKGHTFALATSRQDVSQESDSTLNGTSLQSSIEQIRSRQKRAVEDVTDDDEEVITSQVRGGREASEIGTCSEGLVLPLWMPQSPITSGDRAIRGFVYFMLMIYLFVGVSIISDRFMASIEAITSIERNVTVKGPKGEKQTMRVRIWNETVANLTLMALGSSAPEILLSVIEIYAKNFESGDLGPGTIVGSAAYNLFIIIALCMVLIPKGETRRIRHLRVFMVTASLSVLAYVWLWVILSVSSPGIVEVWEGLVTLIMFPLTVLWAYIAERRLLVYKYMDKNYRMNKRGTVVAGEHDSVEMGGDEPKRLVNINSSANAYNEARLEYIQLLAELRQKYPDADLDQLEMMAQEQMISRGNKSRAFYRIQATRKLIGSGNLMRKIQERAHDDLTQVKAQLHQFSDDDDEPTRIYFEPGHYTVMENCGEFEVRVVRRGDISGYSKVEFETQDGTASAGSDYVGKKGALTFPPGVDEQRFKIEIIDDDIFEEDECFYIRLFNPSENVNLAVPQIATIMILDDDHAGIFAFADSLIEVSESVGVYDLAVMRYSGARGTVIVPYWSEDVTAIGGRHFGEVRGELIFENNVSEQYISIPILEESKYQKDVKFKMHIGEPRLAPDSAHYHDTNQESFFNRFFDDELLEKIKEAEQKSPKDLTELERILLMSRPRNGELTTTYIRIRESQEFRATVDKLVARANVSAVLGTSSWKEQFKDALTVVPADESEFDTDEDVEEDVPKCFDYISHFVCLFWKVLFAFVPPTDICGGYVTFVISIFVIGVLTAIIGDAATYFGCVLNIKDSVTAICFVALGTSIPDTFASIIAAKQDETADNCIGNVTGSNAVNVFLGIGLAWSIASIYHMANGTTFNVEPGTIGFAVALFCGSAVIAVGVMMYRRVNKSIRAELGGPKTSKWIHASILISLWCIYLVVSTLEAYDIIQI is encoded by the exons ATGCTGTTAATCCGAAAAACCGTCGCATCCGTAGCCACTTGCGCCATATTATTGCTGCTTGTCTATGTGAAGGGGCATACCTTTGCACTGGCCACATCCCGCCAGGATGTGTCCCAAGAATCCGACTCCACGCTCAATGGTACCAGTCTCCAGTCCAGCATTGAACAAATTCGAAGTCGGCAAAAGCGCGCTGTCGAGGATGTCACCGATGACGATGAAGAGGTCATCACAAGTCAGGTTAGAGGAGGTAGGGAGGCTAGTGAAATCGGGACCTGTTCTGAGGGTCTGGTGCTGCCTCTGTGGATGCCCCAGAGCCCCATCACAAGTGGTGATCGTGCCATACGCGGCTTTGTCTACTTTATGCTGATGATCTATTTGTTTGTGGGCGTGTCTATCATATCGGATCGCTTCATGGCGTCCATAGAGGCTATCACCTCCATTGAGCGCAACGTGACCGTCAAAGGTCCCAAGGGTGAGAAGCAAACGATGCGCGTACGCATCTGGAACGAAACTGTGGCCAATCTAACGCTCATGGCGCTCGGCTCGAGCGCCCCAGAGATTCTACTCTCCGTGATCGAAATCTATGCCAAGAATTTTGAGAGCGGCGATCTGGGTCCGGGCACAATTGTCGGCTCCGCCGCCTACAATCTGTTTATCATCATTGCCCTCTGCATGGTGTTGATACCGAAGGGTGAGACGCGACGCATACGTCATCTGCGGGTGTTCATGGTGACGGCCAGCTTATCGGTGTTAGCCTATGTCTGGCTGTGGGTCATTCTCTCGGTCAGTTCGCCGGGCATCGTTGAGGTCTGGGAGGGTCTGGTCACGCTCATCATGTTCCCCTTGACGGTACTATGGGCATACATTGCGGAACGCCGCTTGTTGGTCTACAAATACATGGACAAGAACTATCGGATGAATAAACGAGGCACAGTCGTTGCTGGAGAGCACGACTCGGTCGAGATGGGTGGCGATGAACCGAAACGTTTGGTCAATATTAATTCGAGTGCAAATGCGTACAATGAGGCGCGATTGGAGTATATACAGCTGCTGGCGGAGCTGCGACAGAAATATCCAGATGCTGATCTGGATCAGCTGGAAATGATGGCACAGGAGCAGATGATATCGCGCGGCAATAAATCACGTGCCTTCTATCGCATCCAGGCCACACGCAAACTCATCGGCAGCGGGAATCTGATGCGTAAAATTCAGGAACGTGCACACGACGATCTCACCCAGGTAAAGGCTCAACTTCATCAATTCAgcgatgatgacgatgagcCTACACGCATCTACTTTGAGCCCGGACATTATACGGTCATGGAGAATTGCGGTGAGTTCGAGGTGCGCGTTGTCCGACGCGGCGATATATCCGGCTACTCCAAGGTCGAGTTCGAGACACAGGACGGCACTGCCTCGGCCGGCTCTGATTATGTTGGCAAAAAGGGGGCACTCACCTTTCCACCGGGCGTCGATGAGCAGCGCTTCAAGATCGAAATCATCGACGATGACATCTTTGAGGAGGATGAATGCTTCTACATACGCCTGTTCAATCCATCCGAAAATGTGAATCTTGCAGTGCCACAAATTGCCACCATCATGATATTGGACGATGATCATGCGGGCATCTTTGCCTTTGCCGATTCCCTGATCGAGGTATCCGAGTCTGTTGGCGTCTATGATCTGGCCGTCATGCGCTATTCCGGCGCCCGCGGCACCGTTATTGTGCCCTATTGGTCCGAGGATGTTACGGCAATTGGTGGCCGGCACTTCGGTGAAGTGCGCGGCGAGCTGATCTTCGAAAACAACGTATCTGA GCAATATATATCCATACCAATATTGGAGGAGAGCAAATATCAGAAGGATGTCAAATTCAAGATGCATATTGGCGAACCGCGACTGGCGCCAG ATTCCGCTCACTACC ATGACACAAATCAGGAATCATTTTTCAATCGATTTTTTG ACGATGAACTATTAGAGAAAATCAAGGAGGCGGAACAAAAGTCACCCAAAGATCTAACGGAACTGGAACGCATCCTGCTGATGAGCAGGCCACGAAATGGAGAGCTGACCACCACATACATACGCATTCGTGAGAGCCAGGAATTCAGG GCTACTGTGGACAAGCTTGTCGCCCGAGCCAACGTTTCTGCCGTGCTGGGCACATCCTCGTGGAAGGAGCAGTTCAAAGATGCGCTCACCGTTGTGCCAG CGGATGAGAGTGAGTTTGATACCGATGAAGATGTGGAGGAGGATGTACCAAAATGCTTTGACTATATAAGCCATTTCGTTTGCCTATTTTGGAAGGTGCTCTTTGCATTTGTGCCGCCCACAG ACATATGCGGCGGATATGTCACCTTCGTTATTTCCATATTCGTTATTGGCGTTCTCACGGCCATCATCGGAGATGCAGCCACCTATTTTGGCTGTGTGCTCAACATCAAGGACTCGGTAACAGCCATTTGCTTTGTGGCCCTGGGCACCAGCATACCAG ATACATTTGCCAGCATCATTGCGGCCAAACAGGATGAGACAGCCGACAATTGCATCGGAAATGTGACGGGCAGCAATGCGGTCAACGTGTTCCTCGGTATTGGCCTGGCATGGTCCATTGCCTCGATCTATCACATGGCGAATGGCACAACGTTTAATGTGGAGCCGGGCAC CATTGGCTTCGCTGTGGCGCTCTTCTGTGGCTCGGCCGTCATCGCTGTTGGCGTCATGATGTATCGACGTGTTAATAAATCCATACGCGCCGAGCTGGGTGGACCCAAAACTTCTAAGTGGATACATGCATCTATTTTGATATCCCTGTGGTGTATTTATCTAGTCGTGAGCACACTGGAAGCGTACGATATCATACAGATATAA